From a region of the Impatiens glandulifera chromosome 4, dImpGla2.1, whole genome shotgun sequence genome:
- the LOC124934397 gene encoding uncharacterized protein LOC124934397, translating to MKDMNWVPPLNKSPYTNPSSDLPKILLYALRSTEGLKSNLLKKFYSLLIQFSSSVPEHDPISETASTCWLLNVDPYHKVSFEDISFISDVLSEEVSKMFNQIMSISSPDSLRNDSDKATTLACVEILKLLLRCYMILLSFFEKDQHKLMSHSRVLFDMLKRLVDSLHSLEPSDELVPLLCTILEVFVDELSVSSRLREYFKLADSAFKKGWSYDNAGIVMELISEQFCASFSHEQAFKTFIEKLFDTKMSELSLTAVGSLILNPVLFSAPKLFQAYIVSLASQAIRIRQGLNCVHPEIYLSIFDMAVTVYSKNFSSIPKCNPNRQSSDYLSCIKPVTRDRIDNVIGNLDNYWRLNLQKTFSRTKSDLLASSIAYVKESSHLVLNMHYKDEIISVLSQLIHNASAVKVDYMSIDVDNDIPQDMYLLASSLDFVSSSFSQVLQYLVQFRTMVTSRNLLKVIQCFGKLGICSTNEKLLNDMESKMMFVHFYGLLSLSFDKSLDFLVKGCISMIAALLNLFVFEEGGLLGLQPFINDSAHGQSRENIEIGVDHSSSLVIASKFLKIQKLCLRSRSSGCSTSEDVNLKGTPLDVTPNKDSSNGSVCIEEEFSETTCKGDIYLNCTMGNDRRPDDFDDLADFVECKKGKDYSSWLKNRERYRRQKFERKAVLQWERKKKAWRSK from the exons ATGAAAGATATGAACTGGGTTCCTCCTCTTAACAAATCCCCATATACAAACCCTTCTTCTGATTTGCCCAAGATTCTACTCTATGCTCTTCGATCGACAGAG GGTCTTAAATCGAATCTCCTAAAAAAGTTCTATTCTTTGCTTATACAATTTTCTTCAAGTGTTCCAGAGCATGACCCAATATCTGAAACTGCTTCAACTTGCTGGTTGTTAAATGTTGATCCTTACCATAAAGTGTCATTTGAAGATATAAGCTTTATCTCGGATGTattgtctgaagaagtttcTAAGATGTTCAACCAGATTATGTCTATTTCATCTCCTGATTCCTTAAGGAATGATTCAGATAAAGCAACTACCTTGGCTTGTGTTGAAATACTGAAGCTTCTTCTTCGTTGCTATATGATCTTGCTGAGCTTTTTTGAGAAGGATCAACATAAACTTATGTCTCATAGTCGGGTTCTTTTCGATATGCTTAAACGATTAGTTGATTCTTTGCATTCGTTAGAGCCTTCTGATGAGCTAGTTCCCCTTTTGTGTACGATCCTCGAG GTTTTTGTAGATGAGCTTTCAGTTAGTAGTCGACTGAGGGAATACTTTAAGTTGGCCGATTCAGCTTTCAAGAAGGGATGGAGCTATGATAATGCTGGAATAGTAATGGAACTGATCTCTGAACAGTTTTGTGCTTCGTTTTCTCATGAACAAGCATTCAAAACCTTCATTGAGAAATTATTCGATACGAAAATGAGTGAACTGAGTCTGACTGCTGTTGGATCGTTGATTCTTAATCCGGTCCTGTTTTCTGCTCCAAAACTTTTTCAGGCATATATTGTTTCTTTAGCTTCTCAAGCAATTCGTATCAGACAAGGTTTAAATTGTGTTCATCCAGAAATATACCTTTCAATATTTGATATGGCTGTTACAGTCTACAGCAAGAACTTTTCTTCCATTCCTAAATGCAACCCTAATCGACAGTCATCCGACTACTTGTCTTGTATTAAGCCAGTAACACGAGACAGAATTGACAATGTAATAGGAAATTTAGACAATTATTGGAGATTAAACCTGCAAAAGACATTCTCGAGGACAAAATCCGATCTTCTTGCTTCGTCCATTGCATACGTGAAGGAGAGTAGTCATTTGGTTCTTAACATGCATTATAAAGATGAGATAATATCGGTTTTATCTCAACTGATACATAATGCATCTGCTGTTAAGGTGGATTATATGTCTATAGATGTCGATAATGACATACCTCAAGACATGTATCTTCTTGCTTCATCTTTGGACTTTGTGAGCAGTTCGTTTTCGCAAGTTTTGCAGTATCTAGTGCAATTTAGGACCATGGTGACTTCTCGAAATCTCTTGAAGGTTATACAGTGTTTCGGAAAACTCGGAATTTGTTCAACAAATGAAAAGCTACTAAACGACATGGAATCGAAGATGATGTTTGTTCATTTTTATGGTTTGCTCTCTTTGAGCTTCGATAAGTCGCTTGATTTCTTAGTGAAGGGATGCATATCGATGATCGCAGCTTTGCTTAATCTATTTGTTTTTGAAGAAGGGGGCTTACTTGGTTTGCAACCATTTATTAATGATAGTGCGCATGGACAGTCTCGTGAGAACATTGAG ATTGGTGTAGATCATTCATCTAGTCTCGTTATTGCCTCAAAATTCTTGAAGATACAAAAACTTTGCTTAAG ATCACGATCTTCAGGTTGCAGTACGAGTGAGGATGTGAATTTAAAGGGAACTCCGTTAGATGTCACCCCAAACAAAGACAGttcaaatggttctgtttgcaTTGAAGAAGAATTTTCGGAGACAACCTGCAAGGGGGATATTTACCTGAATTGCACTATGGGAAATGACAGAAGACCagatgattttgatgatttagCTGATTTTGTAGAATGCAAGAAAGGAAAGGATTATTCAAGTTGGCTTAAGAATCGTGAAAGGTATAGAAGAcagaaatttgaaagaaaggcaGTATTGCAGTgggaaagaaaaaagaaagccTGGAGAAGCAAATGA